Genomic DNA from Stigmatopora nigra isolate UIUO_SnigA chromosome 17, RoL_Snig_1.1, whole genome shotgun sequence:
GATCGTCTGAAAAAACAATCATGGCCGCGTTGTGTTTTTCCCCAACGTGACGCTCTATGTCAATCAGGTCCTGGCTCTCCGCCCACGTGTCCGACTCCTCCGGCCCTAAGATGGCAACGCGGACCTCGAGCTTCAGTGGCGCTCGGCCATAAATCTGCCAGAGCCCCACCGCGCCACTCATGTCCAAGGAGACCCAGCTCTTGTCCTTGGCGTGGATGTGTTTGGTCACTAGTTCCTCCAGGTTACCGCTATCCTCCTGACTCCGCCTTCCGACCTCATTTCTGACCTCACCGGTGCAAACTATGCCGTCGTGCACTTTGTAGATGGTCACTTTGCACTCTCGGCTGGCGAAATGTCTTTGGGCCTTCCGGACCAGGGTGAAAAGCCGGAGTTCGGCTAGGGTGACGTGTTCGTGGCTCGGCACGGAAATGTTGAAGAGCAATGGATAGGTCCTCACACCAGTAGCCGCCACTCTGTACGATGAAGAATCTGAAAATATCAACAAGAATCCATTGAGGTTTAAAGTCTAGGTTTTAGCCTCCAAAATACTGCATTTAAAATAGCTATGAAATGGAtagcatgtaaaaaaaagtacactaacgtcattttattcattcattcattttacataccgtttatcctcacaagtgttatggtttctggttgtgacatcacagcaATGATAATCAATtttggttgtgacatcacagcaATGAtaatcaattctggttgtgacatcacagaaATTAtaagcaattctggttgtgacatcacagaaATGATAACCAATTCTAGTAGTGACATCAAaaccagaattgatgatcaTTTCTAGCTTTCTAATGCTGCACTAGCTAGTATATGTGCATTGAATATTCCCTGAAGTGGTACTGTCTAAGAAGCTGATTAATAAGTAAATCAAATAAGATGTATTTTATTCTAACCTTGCCCTGAGATACTTCAACTTCTCACAATCCAAAGCATAACGCATACAATCATACcattaaaattccaaatgaaaatatcaccaaacccatttttcaaaaaagcACAATTGTTCAGTATTGTGAGCTTTTTCTTAGTGAAAGAGTACCTTCGTTCTTGAAACTGCGAACAATGTTGGCCGAGGTCACGGGCGTGCGGCCGTTGGCAAATCGGTCGAAGAGTTCCAGCATATATTCTTGTGGCTCCCTCGGGAAGACTAGGGGCTTCTTTTCTGGCTTCCTTGGGCCCGTTTGGTTCAGTTTCGACAGAAAATTACTGAGGAATTCTTGAGTGTCAAACAAGGCACTATCGCGCGCATCTCCAATAGGCGAAGAAGGCCCAACAGGTCCGCTGGAGCTCAGGGTGGCCAACGTGACAAGAAGGACACTCGTAAGGATTTCCGACTCGGGGGCCATGTTGTAAGCTTATCCAAAAAGTCGCAGATAAGGAATGGCGGTGAAAGGATTCAACCGTGGGCAATGCGCAAAGAACCGGCGTCGGGGGCCTAGCAAAACCAGCTTTGCCCTTGTTGAAGGCGTGCTTTGGTTCTGAGGGCAGGGTTGTGTTGTCCAATGTGTACTGCTGACACGTTTGGAGATGTCATGAGGGTCCTTGGCCCTCCTCTAAAACACCCAACCCACCCACTACATGGCACTCATGCCTATCCTAACTCTTACGTCTCTTCTCAAAGTGCTGGAGGAGTACTTTCGTAGTTTTTTGGTTCTGTGCCTAATCTGAGCATAAATTAATGGCAATGTTTACCTATAAAAAACAGATATCTTAGAATTTCATTCACTATAATAAGGGGAAAGGGCAATTTGGGGttagaaaaacacaacaactcAACGATAACGCAtgatcaacacaaaaaaattgttacAAAAATACTGCGTATACTCAAATGATCTCCCAGTTCGTTGAGGTTTGGGATCGTTTGCATATTTTGCAAAAGAATTGATAGAAAATACATACTCAAACCAGAAAAATAATGCCAAAACCAAGTTCCTCTATGCCATTTAAATTATACTAGATATTTAATCTACATGCAATTTCATGGTAATATTTTGCCACCTGTATAGTATATcatattactatttatttttgtggagTCTTCAATCTGCAATGGAATATCAGCGCTTTTCATGTTGTAGTGTTATCACTTTGAATTATTTGCAAGCATCCTATCTCGATGATGACTCATGACATTATTTGCTCTATTATCATTTCAGGAGTACAGCTTCAGTAAATTGTTTCTTTCGTGCTACTCGGAGTCTAACAGCTAGAGATGAATTCCAAATGATTTATAGTATTTCCATGTTTACTAAACAGGTCatgtactatttaatatcgCCATCATTGCAAATAGCAACAAATGTGTTGAATAGTGTTGATTTTTCTAGCCTTCATGtgacattaatttaaaaaaaaggtaaaatactgTCCCTGAAATCCCCAAATGCACAGCATTTTTCACTGTGCGCATTTTCGCCAATGATAATTCCGACATAATCTGCTGCTGAGTCAGCGCTGAATCACCACACAGTGGATGCCTTTAGTAGCAAAAGTCATTAATCTTCCCGAAGGAAAATGTTGCCGCTCACAATAGTTTTGCCTTTGTCTCGTTACAAATAAATCTTCCTCATACAACAATGACAAGGGGGGGTTTAGCTTCACCATTGTGATGGTGTGCTTTGATTTGTCTGTCAAGACCTGACCACCACCTACAGTGGACTCACACCAATCTACCAATAACAATGTTAGAAGCAATGTATGCACCTCTCTGCACAAACACTCTACCTCTCCCTTCTCTCCCCAATGCACTGTATATTACACAGTATGcatttaatattatattaatataatttttcatAATATATAATTCATTGCAATTCAAATTCAACCTAACCCAACCTAACTAGACCTAACCCAAGTTAACCCAACATAACCCTACCTAACCATGATTTTCATATACAGTTGTGATTTTTGTACACCACTATCACTCTATATACTGTATTACATTTctgtatatatcaatataattaaaACATTTCCACTGCATTTATCTGTACATACTCTTCACTAATGTATAAAAAGACATTGCATATTCATAGATGTATTCCACTCATTTTCGATGCTGTATATCCCCACAAAGATCGCAAAGGGTGCTGGATCTTATTCCAGCCAACATTGGACGGCAAGCAGAAGACATCCTGAACTGGTTtccagccaatagcagggcacaaggagacagacaaactTTCACCCCCACATTCATACTTAaagacaatttagagttttttcttaccttagcatgcatgttttggttatgtgggaggaaaccggagcacctagagaaaacccacagaagctTGGGAGACCTTTTGACTGCTCACTGTATTGCCTTGCAAAACCCACAGAAGCTTGGGAGACCTTTTGACTGCTCACTGTACTGCCGTGCAAAACCCACAGAAGCTTGGGAGACCTTTTGACTGCTCACTGTACTGCCTTGCAAAACCCACAGAAGCTTGAGAGACCTTTTGACTGCTCACTGTACTGCCTTGCAATGCACATAAAGAGATGAATTAAATTTACATTAATCATGTTATCCTCTGTTATAGGAAAACCAAAGTGCAGGACCCTGTTCACATAATCTGATAGCAGTAATCTAACTTTTTAATGTCTAATAATGAACCCTGAATATGCTATTCTAATATCTTGGAAGGATTGAGGAAACTAACTGCTGTTCATCATCTTAATTCAGGACAAATTAATTTAATGGGCTCAATGATGTTTTTCACACTAAAAGAGGAGAGGAAGGAGAaacccattttttaatcataataaaATCTTATCGTCATCCATCACTGTCAAAAGCGATAAACCATGTCGtactttgaattaaaaaaatgatactaaaatcacttttttttgatGACGGTAATTAAGCCAACATTAGGACACAATATATTATTAGATACTACTTAACATCAACAGAGGATGTTTGGCTGCATTTTAAGTGAGTGTTAGAGCTCCAAAATAACAACGAGAAAgtaattaagtcattttttttgttccagtaAATAAGACGAAGAATGGGGATGTTCAAAAAGGATTTTGTGGAGAATGAATTGctattttttcaaaagaaattATGTGAGATTAATTATGTTTATCCcactggacattttttttaaggacacATTTGTCCATATGGTTGGAAAAGATAAGATGGATAAGAATTAGAAATTCTGCACAtagtttattttcattcaacatCGCGctgcaaaaaaagggggcgaGCGACAAACCAGATTTGGCTTGAATGGACGTATAGGACCAATAAGTGACCAGTCGTGCAGCTCTCACGCATCTAagatctctatttttttttaacatggctAGTAGATATAATAAATATCACAATATAAATGCATCCATTTCGATTATTAACAGTCCTTTtgtttacacatttacacatctCGTCAGGAATCAAAGAAAAACGGGGTGGCAGTTTCTCAAATGGAGTTTGTGAAGACTGGTAATTACCAAATAAATCCTAGTGatgtattgttgttatttttggctATTAGTCAAGAGAAAAGAAGTTTTGAGCCGTgataatacaccatattttATCACCGGTGGCTTACTTTAAATATAACGTGAACCACAGATATTGGTTGATCCCAAATATTTTCACtacaatttctctttcaatcttTCAAAGACTGAACAGTTAAGAGAAATGAATGCTAAACTAGCAGTTTTATCTGATtgaagtaccatattttccagactatatgTAACACCCTTTCCAAATTGCTTGGGCATGCAAATGATACTTACCCAAGTGCAAattatatgtttgttttttttaaccacttactgttttgtttttcttgggcttatctgaaaaactgttatttgaACATTTGTCTACTTACCgtgttgttttccattttagtaTTGTTACATTATACatattataaatatgtattgtgttttttttcctcctcattgTCTGGTGTGACTTATTGTCcgcaaaatacggtatttctGAGTGCAGAGGATCAAGATTCTCTTTGGGAGTAGTAGGTCTACTGCTTGCATATACATACTATCTTAACTGTAAGACCTCTTCACtctgtatttatatatagtatatacatatatatgtacatgtatatgtgtatatatatatatatatatatatatatatatatatatatatatatatatatatatatatatatatatatatatatatatatatatatatatatatatatatatatatatatatatatatatatatatatatatatatatatatatatatatatatatatatatatatatatatatatatatatatatatatatatatatatatatatatatatatatatatgtatatatatatatatatatatatatatatatatatatatatatatatatatatatatatatatatatatatatatatatatatatatatatatatatatatatatatatatatatatatatatatatatatatatatatatatatatatatatatatatatatacatatatatatatatatatatatatatatatacatacgtgtgtgtgtgtacatgtacatatatatatatatacacacacacatacatatgtgtgtgtgggaaaTCCTGTTAAATCTATGAACCTATGAATATCTATGAAGAATTAAGCATCTATAAGTAAATATTTGGCACGTCATTCCCTAGgatgaaaagaaaaactacAGTTACTGGAATTGTTTTTCCAACACATTGGACCATTTGCATAAATGTGCATGTAGGCGACTAGAGAAGGTGTCTACCGGGTCTTCTGGTTGTCAGACTATTAAATGGCCGCCATGTGGCATTCACACCCACGAGTCCAGCGGCGGAGGTTTGTTATCCATGAGGCCCACAGCAGGCCTGCCGGCTCGGATGAAGTGCTTCCTCTCGCTTATCGCCTACACGGAGGCACAGATACAAACAAGCAAAGAAGCCAATCAGGAAAGGCATGCAAAACAGGAAATGTTTATTCATtcgctcattttctgaaccactaagGGTggagaggggtgctggagcctatcacagcggACTTCAGGCACAaggtggggacaccctgaattggtaggtaaccaatcacagggcacgaggagacggacaaacactgacgctcacactcatacctaggggcaatttagagtgatcaatcaggctaccatgaatgtttgtggaatgtgggagagacctggagtacccagagaaaagccacacaaacctaggtagaacatgcaaactccacacaggagcaccgacctgggatcgaacataGGACTttagaactgtgaagccaacagattaaccactcatccactgtggGCCGCCCAGGAAATGTTTAGCGCCTCAGAATATTATTTTGATTCATTCTTTGAGCATGCACTTCAATCAAAAATACTCCTATCCCCAGTCATTTCTATGAGCTGAAATGAAAGGATCTGCCACTACACAGTCACAGTTACACCATTCTCCTTGATTTATGTTTAGCTTGTCTGAATGAGGGCTCATACCTCacagagatagatggatagaggtatgattaaaaatgtttttaccggGAGAACGTCTCTTTCAACAATAGGTCCAATTCCATCTTCCACTCTGTCATTTGGCTCTAAACTGCTGGAAAACACATCTGCAAAATACAGGTATGTTGGATTATGATATCATCAAAACATTTGTCTCAGTTTATGGAATGCACATGAATTAGTATATGCAGCTTTACCTACcggaatatttacaaaatagaaTTATTAATGTCTGAATACCCCACAATACGACTTTCAATATTAAGCTCAGGATAATGGTGAACTCACAATAGGGAAACATGACTTATTTTGACTTATGTCACAAAATATCTTTATAAAGGAAATACATTTAgatttctaaaatatatatttaatttttttctatcaaaaacTATTGCAGCCCACAACTTCGACTCAATTAGACCGAATGCAAAGTGGGCAAATGTGTGACTATATCAATCATATATATGCATAGATATTTAAATTGACTATATTATTGTGTTTAGTGTATACTGCATTTGTTTCAAAATTGCTTTCTTACCACCCTCTGAATTTGATAGACAATTGTAGGATATGATTTAAAATTCATGGAAGAATGTCTTCTAACCTTGGGATTTGTCCATGAGAGGCAAAGTGATGTCGTCTCCGCTTTGCTTCATAGTCTTCGATTTTTTGGTCGTTCCGGTTGCTGTCGGCTTTGGAAGACACAATTcagataaatatttttaaatgcttaCAAGACAAATCTTATTTTCAGCcattgtgacaaaaaaatctttctaaTAAAAACTTGCAAACTATTatacaattaaaactaaaaaatgttcCTCATCCACAATTATTTTCTATGAGGACCACAttggcaaatatttaaaaaatctaaattaaaaaacaaaactctgGAACTTAAAAGTTAGTtggctgggctaggctccagcacccccttgagcCTTGTaaagataagcagtatggatTAGTATATGAAGTCACtcttgtccaatcagcctcaaGAGACTCAAAATCATACAAAACCTGGATTTCTGGGTTCAACACACATTTTGTTTCATCACTTTCTTGGATGTGTTAGGGCTGTGAAATAATTTACCACAAATTGAAAATTTGCTTAATTTAAGCGCACATATTATGGAAAATTGAGTTCCTTCCCTTGCCACTGGCTGCCAATGTGCTAACTAGACAACTGGCAACTATTTGGAATTGCTAAAGAATGATAATCTTATGTCTCCGTCATTACAAATATATGCTCATTACCTTAAAATGGCTTTTGTTCCAGCCCGCCTTATTGAGAGCAGTCCTGAGGTCCTTGAATGCCCAGATGGTCTGAAGAACATGGGATGCAGCCCTGGTTTCACGTATGGATtgactggattaaaaaaaacacacacattaaaaggtaaattcatttaaactcaTTTTCAAGAGTTGTTTCTAATtacaatatacaatatattttaatgtctgGCAGTACAGCGATCAAGTGGTTAGTCCACCTCAAATTTCTGACATTGAGGGTTGAATCCCTGGTGGATTACGgccttgtgtggagttttcatgttctactcatgcctgtgtggattttctttgggtactctggtttcctcccacattccaagtgtggtagggtgattggacacaCCAAATTTTCTTATGAATATTTAAAGGTGGGTGGAAAGACAGAGTACAATTTAATTGAGAATTGGCGATTTATGAAATAATCTTATTACCTTTTGGAGGCAGTGGGAATTTTTGGGCGGGCTTAATATCAGGAAAAACCTGGGTTGGCCCTCCATATTGGCAACAGCTGTGACGTTGATTTtgcaatttttatattttccttcATCTACAGCCTGACAGAAAAGGCCTTTGTAGAACTTGGGTCATTACCTTGACCTGCTGATGGTCACCAATTTCTGCACGGCATGTCCATGAAGTAGCGTCCTTGCGTTCTCTTGGCTGTCGCTGACAATCTCGTGAATAGTGTTGAGAAGCGACACAACCGTGTCTCCCTCCAGATTCTTAGCCGGCCGCTGCTGGCCGCAAGGCAGATTGGCCACCAGGTCCCTCAGAGCGTAACTCCCTGCAAACCATGGGTAGGAATTACTAAAAGCAAATTattgtggtacctctacttagaaaattaattttgttgcaGAAGTAGCTTCGTAACTTGATTTTCAGTAAAATAAAGAcgtattttacatgtaaattctgTCATTCATTTAACAGTCATTATTATACTACCAACTAAACTGTTAATAAATGAAGTGTACCAATTTTGTATAGATGTGAGTGCCACACAAAAATGAGGGaaggcattaaaatgaataaataacacatttttgtcGTTGTTGGGTGTAGTTGAGAGAGGATGAGGCAAATGCTTGACAAAAgatccaaaaacaagcatgtaaACCCAACTTAAAAACTTACAATTCAACAAACTTAACTTTCTTAGGgtccaaaatgaaaaaataaagaaccTAGTTTCTTTGAGCACACTCTTATACTCAGACTATAcacgacttatactcaggtgtgacttatTAGCACAAAAAATACGGTcgggacatttgtaagtagaggtaccactgtattataagagtGTCGTGTGCTGAGGAAGGAGCGGGCTCCCTTGCAATTACCGATCAAGTCTTTATTCCGTCTGTCCATGGCCAGGTTACGGAGAGCAATGGCCACCGCCCGCACCACTTTGTCCACGTCAGAGCGCAGCAGCCCCACCAGGATCGGAAGACCCTTCTCTTTTCGCACCGTGGCCCGAATGTAGCTCGACCACTATGGGGAAAAAGACCCAAACGGAGTCCAGAAAATCTGCGCATCTTTGGCATGAGGAATTGAACGAGCACTCACGGTCCAGTGTCCGGCGGCAAGGTTCTGCAGGGCCCCGGCCGCCGCCTCCAAGGTGTTGGCATTGTGACTGCAGCCGAGCAAAGACAGGTAAAGCCTCACCACCTCGGGCTGGTACAGCATCTTCAAACCTGTGACAGCGAAACACAAGCGTGAGGGCTGAAACTATCCTAAATGTTACAGTTTGGCATCAAATTTGAGACCATCAACTGTGTGCAGTAGTGTTTAAAAGTTTACACACCCCTCTTTAAATATCAGTTATATAATCAGTTTACAATAAAATGCCTCAAAACATTTTCCACCTGCCACccatgattgtgagtgcaaatggtcatctgtctctatgtgtgccctacgactgactggcgaccagtcgaggGTGCCTAACGCCCAAAGTCCTCAGGGTTCGGCTCCACGACCCCCGATGACCCTGATCTGGATATGTAgtcttgaaaatgaatgattgaaagaACGTGCAGTTGCAATAAGgtgtttaaatgttaaaatatcacTGCTAAACACCCAACTCAAGGGGGGCCATTGATACTCATCGCACCCACCCCCTATTCACATTTGTTCCCCCCTGGTGTGTTAACTTATAATAATCATGGGAAATAATTCTGTCACAAATAGGACCAATAATCTGTCCACCCACTTTTGCATTAAGACATACAATCATATACTACATTATATGATCAAGTACACATTAAGTGTTTTACAACAATACGTCAACTGTCCCATATATTAGAGATCCTAACCAAAATCGACTAAAACACTTTTTAGCCTATCAATGCGCATTATTTATTAGATTAATAACAAGTACGCTAGTGGCTGTCTGATTAACTCAAAgaaagtcgatgatccatgagTAAAAGCTTCTGGTTGTTTGCCAAATATTCATTGCTGCAACAGTAAAACATGCTTTATTTGCATTGGCGGGCTGCCACACGGGATGACATCTGCACACGCATCTTTACAACTACAATTTAGGCATTCAAGCCCCACACAACAACGATATTTGGATGCCTGTAATCATACAGTGTGGGTGAAAATTGCGAGAAAAAAAACGGATAGGGATAGTGGCCTTCTTTCATATGCCGGGTCATTCTGTTTCAGTAATGCAAGCGTCCTCAAGCGGGGCAGGTGCAGATGCGTGCCCTTGCATTTCAATGAGTTCCCCTTTGCAAGCCCTCCGCAGCGTCATGCATATAAAGCAATCAAGCAAGGCTTGAGACAGTGCCCCCGCGTTTGACCGCCCTACTGTACGTATGATTATCTAATTTGTAACTATTTAggatttgttttttggggggaaaagatAACATGAAAGATTAAAAAGATGCAAGGGTTTACTCACCATGGCTGAACAACTCCTCTGGAGATCATGATGGGATGTCATAGggtgaaaagaaagaaaagacttGGGTTAGAGAGATTACTCAGAAAACAAACAAGTTAAACTATTTGTCATTGTAGAAATTGCATGGTATTTATGTGCTTGAACCATATATTTCATCATCATTTAGAAATTTAAATTTAGTTGACTCTAACAAGGAAATAATTACATATATCTTGATCCCCAGGCATTTGcctgttttccctgggcttgcatgggttttctatggtttactctggtttcctcccacatccgaaAAACATGCAATGTATGCTGGATGAACACTCTacattgcccctaagtatgagtgtgaatggttatgcctctccttgtgccctgtgattagctGCCCACCACCATTAGTACCCAcagtaggctccagcacccccctcgacCCTTGTGAGTAGTGGTTCAGAACATGAATAAATTCTCTTATAGAGTTATACTCATTAATAAAGCATAACTACCAATTTAACGCTGATTACTTTATCCCAAATTATACTTATAATTTGGTTCAACGGTAAGGATAACTAATTGGATTGATGTTTTTAATT
This window encodes:
- the bmp10l gene encoding bone morphogenetic protein 10 — encoded protein: MAPESEILTSVLLVTLATLSSSGPVGPSSPIGDARDSALFDTQEFLSNFLSKLNQTGPRKPEKKPLVFPREPQEYMLELFDRFANGRTPVTSANIVRSFKNEDSSSYRVAATGVRTYPLLFNISVPSHEHVTLAELRLFTLVRKAQRHFASRECKVTIYKVHDGIVCTGEVRNEVGRRSQEDSGNLEELVTKHIHAKDKSWVSLDMSGAVGLWQIYGRAPLKLEVRVAILGPEESDTWAESQDLIDIERHVGEKHNAAMIVFSDDPNQRDDTPEKAHADNGEQSPFIRGKWDEPKLIFESPARIRRGAKNEPCKRTPLFVDFKDIGWDTWIIQPVGYEAYRCIGVCSPPMTSEVSPTKHAVVQTLLSVKSPERASRACCVPTKLEPISLLYYDNGVITFNHKYEGMVVTECGCR